Within the Trueperaceae bacterium genome, the region GGGGTCCGTGAGGAGGTCCCGTGGAACCGATCGATCCCGACGCCGTGACCGACGCGCTCGACCGCCTGGCGAACCGCGACGTCTACCTGCACCTGGAGACGACCACCGGGACGTACACCGCGCTCGGGCCGGAGAAGGTCCCGCCGGTCGTCGCCTTCGTCCGCAACGCCGTCGTGCGCTACGCGCGGGGGGCGGTGAAGGGCGCCGGCCCCTA harbors:
- a CDS encoding YojF family protein, which encodes MEPIDPDAVTDALDRLANRDVYLHLETTTGTYTALGPEKVPPVVAFVRNAVVRYARGAVKGAGPYRVGLKMEGGWVYGDGLTHATTDDEGRLLLAGYDDEGRLRIALQVGATPFREGA